One Buteo buteo chromosome 5, bButBut1.hap1.1, whole genome shotgun sequence DNA window includes the following coding sequences:
- the SPP2 gene encoding secreted phosphoprotein 24, producing the protein MHWKSLLRKGKRPEDFARHAMRILIFVLTLGVFSCSGFPVYDYELPVTEEALNASIARINSQSWGTNLYGVVRSHVTRVDWWNSDTYRLDLQFSIRETVCTKASGRDPFTCDFKIGPFVSTAFCRSVVEVSGELISNIIVRCHRGTSSSDSMSSEEMMHMPIMNPNRRGSSRREGVLGPEAFPLRGRGGSRGGWHKPSYFGSDKIE; encoded by the exons ATGCACTGGAAATCCTTgcttagaaagggaaaaagaccAGAGGATTTTGCAAGGCACGCTATGAGGATCTTAATTTTTGTCCTCACACTGGGTGTTTTCTCATGTTCAG GGTTTCCAGTGTACGACTATGAACTCCCTGTCACAGAAGAGGCTCTCAATGCTTCCATTGCAAGGATCAATTCTCAGTCATGGGGGACAAACCTGTACGGTGTTGTCAGGAGCCATGTCACAAGA GTTGACTGGTGGAACAGCGATACCTATAGACTAGACCTGCAGTTCAGCATTCGTGAAACTGTGTGCACAAAAGCCTCAGGGAGAGACCCGTTCACATGCGACTTCAAAATTGGGCCTTTTGTG TcaactgctttctgcagaagtgTTGTGGAAGTCTCTGGTGAGCTGATCTCAAACATTATCGTGCGGTGCCACCGTGGCACATCCAGCTCCGACTCAATGAGCAGCGAGGAG ATGATGCATATGCCGATAATGAACCCCAACAGGCGGGGCAGCAGTCGCAGAGAAG gtgtattGGGTCCTGAAGCCTTCCCTTTAAGGGGAAGAGGCGGCAGCCGTGGAGGCTGGCATAAACCAAGCTATTTCGGCTCTGACAAGATTGAATAG